TTGCGGCGCACACCGACGATTTCGAGCGGCACGACCACGCGCCGGCCGGAGCGATCGTGGTAGCGGGTCGGAAAATCGCGGTAGATGCCACGTCGAATCTGGCGGCCTTCGGCGACGACCGTGATGTGCTCGGTCACGACCATTTCGCCGGATGCATCGATCGTGATGTCGGCGGCAAATTCGACAATGCGTTCATCGGCCGCGGCCAGCATCGGCAGCAGGCAAAATGCAAGGAGCAGGCGTTTCATGCGGCAGTCTCTCGCGAGTGGCGCTGCAGCAGTTCGGCGACCTGCGGCGTGGCGCGGGTTTCTATGTCGGCGCTGAAGTACGACGCCTCGGAAAAGCCCAGCGGGCGCGCGATCAGCAGGTCCGGGAACTGCTGAATCCGGGTGTTGAGCTCGCGCACCGCACCATTGTAGAAGCGCCGCGCGTGCGACAGCAGATCCTCGGTTTCAACGAGCTGAGTCGTGAGCTGCTGGAAGTTTTCGCTGGCGCGCAGCGCCGGGTAGTCTTCGGCCAGCACCAGCAGGCGTCCCAGTGCGGCGGCCAGCGCCACCTCGGCGCCGGCCATGGCCCGGGCCTCGCCGGACTGCTCGGCGGTCTGTGCCCGGCTGCGCAGGGCCGTGACGTCCTCGAGCACGCGCCGCTCGAAATTGGCATAGGCGCGCACGGCCGTCACCAGCTGGGGCACCAGGTCGTGGCGACGCTGCAGCTGCACGTCAATATCGGCAAAGCCGTTCCTGACCAGGTTGCGGACGCGCACCAGACGGTTGAAGATCACGATGCCCCAGATCAGCAGCGCGACCAGCAAGACAAGCAGCAGCCCCTCGATCATCGCGTCATTTCTTTCAGTCCGGCAGCAATGCAGATGACATTCAGGGCTCCGGGGATGGCGCGACCCGGCGTTGTCGCTCCTGCACGGGAAACCAATCTTTCCCGGCCGCCGACGCCGTGATTCGAGTCATACCTGGAGCCCTGGTCGCAATCTACCGTGCTGCCGGGCCAATAGCAAGTTTCGGCCGGCAGAACGCTGGGTCGAGACGGCGCCTGTGCGCAGACAGGCAGCGCCGGGGAAGCGTGTGGAGCTGCGCGTGCGGCGCTGTCGCGGCCGGATGCAGCGCCGGCAGTCAAAAAACGGGTAGAATTCATCGCTTCATGCGACTGATCCGAGACCTCAACCCCGATCCTGCCCAGCACGCACCGACTTCGGTGGCGGTGGGCAATTTCGACGGACTGCATCGTGGGCACCAGGCGCTGATCCGTGCGGCCCTCGATGGCGGGCGCAAACTGGAGTCCGCCATCATGTGCTTCGAACCACCCCCGGCGGTTGTGTTCCGCCCGGATCGGCCGCAGCCGCGACTGCTGACCATTCGCGACCGGTTCGAGTTGTGCCGCGATATGGGACTGGATCTGATGTTCATGTTGCGATTCAATCGGGCGTTTGCCCGCCAGAGCCCGGAGCGTTTCGTGCGCGAGGTGCTGGTGCAGGGGGCCAAGGCGCAGCGTGTCGTAGTCGGCCATGATTTTCGTTTTGGTGCCCGCGCGCTGGGTGACCTGCCCATGCTGCACAAGCTCGGCCGCCGTTATGGCTTCGAGGTGGTGTGCGTTGACCCGGTCTGCGACGGTGAACAGCGGATCTCGTCTACCGCCGTGCGCCACGCGCTGGGCGAGGGCGATCTGATCATGGTCGAGCGCCTGCTGGGGCGGCGCTACACGATTTCGGGCCGGGTGCTGCGTGGCCGGGCCATCGGTCGCGGCCTGGGTTTTCCGACTGTCAATATCCGGCCGCCGCGTCCGCCTGCGTTGAGCGGCGTGCTGGCGGTGCGGGTGTCGGGTGCCGGACTGGACGGGCATCCCGGAGTGGCCAGCCTCGGCCGGCGTCCCACCGTGGATGGGCGCGAGTGGCTGCTCGAGGTGCATCTGTTCGACTACGATGGCGCACTCTACGGTCGGCATCTGACCGTCGAGTTCACGGATTACCTCCGGCCCGAAGAGCGCTTCGACAACCTGCAAGAAATGAAGGAACAGATGGCGGTCGATGCCGAGGTGGCCAGACGCGCCCTCGGCATCGACTGACCGAAACGCTGATCATGGACTACAAAGACACCATCAACCTGCCCAAAACCGCCTTCCCGATGAAGGCCTCGCTGGCCCAGCGCGAGCCGGCCATGCTCGAGCAGTGGTACGCCCACGGCCTCTACGAGCGCATCCAGCAGTCCACCGGGGGGCGCGAGACCTTCGTGCTGCACGACGGCCCGCCTTACGCCAACGGCGACATCCACATCGGGCACGCGGTCAACAAGATCCTCAAGGACTTCGTGGTGCGCTCTGCCCTGATGGCCGGCTACCGGGCGCCCTACGTGCCGGGCTGGGACTGCCACGGGCTGCCGATCGAGCTGCAGGTCGAAAAGAAGGTCGGCAAGGTCGGACAGAAAGTGGATGCCGCCACGTTTCGCCAGAAGTGCCGCGAGTACGCAGAAAAGCAGATCGACAACCAGCGCAACGACTTCAAGCGCCTGGGCGGGCTGGGCGACTGGGACAACCCCTACGCCACCAAGGACTTCAGCTACGAGGCCGACATGCTGCGCGCGCTGGCGAAAATTGTCGAGCGCGGCCATCTCAAGCGCGGCGTCAAGCCGGTGCACTGGTGCTTCGACTGCTCCTCGGCCCTGGCCGAGGCCGAGATCGAGTACCAGGACAAGACCTCGATCGCCGTTGACGTGCTGTTCGCCGCGGTCGACGCGGCCGAGCTGGGCCGGCGCTTCGGCGTCGACGGCCTGGCCCATGATGCCGGCGTCGTCATCTGGACGACCACGCCCTGGACCATTCCGGCCAACCAGGCGGTGTGCCTCAACGCCGAACTCGACTACGACCTGTTGCGCGGCCAGCGCGAGGGGCGCGCAGCGCGAGCTGGTGGTGGCCAGCGAGCTGCGCGAGGATGTCTGCAAGCGCATCGGCCTGGCGCAGGTCGAGGTGCTGGGCACGGTCAAGGGCGCCGAGCTCGAGCACCTGGCGCTCTCCCATCCCTTCAACGATGAGCGGGTGCCGGTCATCCTCGGCGAGCACGTCACCACCGAGACCGGCACCGGCGCGGTGCACACCGCGCCCGGGCACGGCCAGGAGGACTTCGAGATCGGCCAGCGCTACGGCCTGGCCGTGGTCAACCCGATCGACGGGCGCGGCGTGTTCGTCGACGACACGCCCGTGGTCGGCGGCGAGCACGTCTGGAAGGCCAACTCGATGCTGGTCGAGCACATGCGCGGCAACGGCACCCTGCTGGCCGCCGAGGACTTCGGCCACAGCTACCCGCACTGCTGGCGCCACAAGTCGCC
This DNA window, taken from Pseudomonadota bacterium, encodes the following:
- a CDS encoding bifunctional riboflavin kinase/FAD synthetase codes for the protein MRLIRDLNPDPAQHAPTSVAVGNFDGLHRGHQALIRAALDGGRKLESAIMCFEPPPAVVFRPDRPQPRLLTIRDRFELCRDMGLDLMFMLRFNRAFARQSPERFVREVLVQGAKAQRVVVGHDFRFGARALGDLPMLHKLGRRYGFEVVCVDPVCDGEQRISSTAVRHALGEGDLIMVERLLGRRYTISGRVLRGRAIGRGLGFPTVNIRPPRPPALSGVLAVRVSGAGLDGHPGVASLGRRPTVDGREWLLEVHLFDYDGALYGRHLTVEFTDYLRPEERFDNLQEMKEQMAVDAEVARRALGID
- a CDS encoding LemA family protein, which codes for MIEGLLLVLLVALLIWGIVIFNRLVRVRNLVRNGFADIDVQLQRRHDLVPQLVTAVRAYANFERRVLEDVTALRSRAQTAEQSGEARAMAGAEVALAAALGRLLVLAEDYPALRASENFQQLTTQLVETEDLLSHARRFYNGAVRELNTRIQQFPDLLIARPLGFSEASYFSADIETRATPQVAELLQRHSRETAA